A genome region from Stenotrophomonas maltophilia includes the following:
- a CDS encoding tetratricopeptide repeat protein produces MQHRTGCTAVLAALLCLGLAACHTLSPPSRLPPAQQQALEQRGSDGSFDGAWDTAETFERFNDPRAIAYYERAAAATPWTFHNTKAEEALGRIWTFGTLRHADSPRIDPAPVLRASWRRGERAYLAAANHGNPYAFHDLAAAYRQQGDAQQALRWDLRAMIHHRYPSRSSRLPDAVAAKAGTVHPLVAHLQRRAARGDAEAQVDLGALLERGVGVPSDPAHALQLYQRAGEQGNVFGQYFAGLLLGRSAPGVEKDTEAAARWFAKAEAQHFYMAAPSYWKKAVEPPFFLFSE; encoded by the coding sequence ATGCAACACCGCACTGGATGCACTGCCGTACTGGCCGCCCTGCTCTGCCTGGGCCTGGCGGCCTGCCATACCCTGTCCCCGCCCTCCAGGCTGCCGCCCGCGCAGCAGCAGGCCCTGGAACAGCGCGGCAGCGACGGCAGCTTTGACGGCGCCTGGGATACCGCAGAGACCTTCGAGCGCTTCAACGACCCGCGCGCGATCGCCTACTACGAGCGTGCCGCTGCGGCCACGCCCTGGACCTTCCACAACACCAAGGCGGAAGAAGCACTGGGCCGGATCTGGACCTTCGGCACGCTGCGGCATGCCGACAGCCCCCGCATCGATCCTGCACCGGTGCTGCGCGCTTCGTGGCGACGCGGCGAGCGCGCCTACCTGGCTGCGGCCAACCACGGCAATCCCTACGCGTTCCACGACTTGGCTGCAGCCTATCGCCAGCAGGGCGACGCACAGCAGGCCCTGCGCTGGGACCTGCGCGCGATGATCCATCACCGCTATCCAAGCCGTTCCTCGCGACTGCCGGATGCAGTGGCCGCGAAGGCCGGCACCGTGCACCCGCTGGTCGCCCACCTGCAGCGTCGCGCGGCGCGTGGCGATGCCGAGGCGCAGGTGGATCTGGGCGCGCTGCTGGAACGCGGCGTGGGCGTGCCGAGCGATCCGGCACATGCGTTGCAGCTGTATCAGCGTGCCGGGGAACAGGGCAATGTGTTCGGCCAGTACTTTGCCGGGCTGCTGCTGGGCCGGAGTGCGCCGGGCGTGGAGAAGGACACCGAGGCGGCGGCACGCTGGTTCGCGAAGGCCGAAGCGCAGCACTTCTACATGGCGGCGCCCAGCTACTGGAAAAAAGCGGTCGAGCCGCCGTTCTTCCTTTTTTCGGAATAG
- the dapE gene encoding succinyl-diaminopimelate desuccinylase, whose translation MSTVLDLACELIARPSVTPDDAGCQALLAARLKQAGFHCDHLRLGDVDNLWATHGQGAPVLVLLGHTDVVPTGPREAWTSDPFTPQIRDGVLYGRGAADMKGSVAAFVVAAEQFVAAHPDHPGTLAVLLTSDEEGDAIDGVRHVARLFAARGQRIDWCITGEPSSTATLGDLLRVGRRGSLSAKLRVQGVQGHVAYPEKARNPIHQAAPALAELSARRWDDGYESFPPTSLQISNIHAGTGANNVIPGELEVDFNLRYNPHWDAPKLEAEIAALLDRHGLQYTLKWHRSGEPFYTPEGTLRAAARAVLAEHIGRAPEESTGGGTSDARFIAPLGAQCIEVGPVNASIHQVDENVRVDELEALPGLYQRLVERLLV comes from the coding sequence ATGAGTACCGTCCTTGACCTGGCCTGCGAGCTGATCGCACGGCCTTCGGTGACGCCGGACGATGCGGGTTGCCAGGCGCTGCTGGCGGCGCGGCTGAAGCAGGCTGGATTCCACTGTGACCACCTGCGCCTGGGCGATGTCGACAATCTGTGGGCGACCCATGGCCAGGGCGCACCGGTACTGGTCCTGCTGGGCCACACTGACGTGGTGCCAACCGGCCCGCGCGAAGCCTGGACCAGCGACCCGTTCACCCCACAGATCCGCGATGGCGTGCTGTATGGGCGCGGTGCTGCCGACATGAAAGGCAGCGTGGCTGCGTTCGTGGTCGCCGCCGAGCAGTTCGTCGCCGCGCATCCCGATCATCCCGGCACGCTGGCGGTACTGCTGACCAGCGACGAGGAGGGCGATGCCATCGATGGCGTGCGCCACGTTGCACGCCTGTTCGCCGCACGGGGGCAGCGCATCGACTGGTGCATCACCGGTGAGCCGTCATCGACCGCGACGCTGGGCGACCTGCTGCGCGTGGGCCGCCGCGGCAGCCTGTCCGCCAAGCTGCGCGTGCAGGGCGTTCAGGGGCATGTGGCGTACCCGGAGAAAGCGCGCAATCCGATCCACCAGGCGGCGCCGGCACTGGCCGAACTGAGTGCGCGACGCTGGGACGACGGCTACGAGAGCTTCCCGCCGACCAGCCTGCAGATCTCCAACATCCACGCCGGCACCGGTGCCAACAACGTGATTCCCGGCGAGCTCGAAGTGGATTTCAACCTCCGCTACAACCCGCATTGGGACGCGCCGAAGCTGGAAGCAGAGATCGCCGCACTGCTGGACCGGCATGGCCTGCAGTACACGCTGAAGTGGCACCGTAGCGGCGAGCCGTTCTACACCCCGGAAGGCACGCTGCGCGCCGCTGCACGCGCAGTGCTGGCCGAGCACATCGGCCGCGCGCCGGAAGAAAGTACCGGCGGCGGTACCTCCGATGCGCGCTTCATCGCACCCTTGGGTGCGCAGTGCATCGAAGTAGGACCGGTCAACGCCAGCATCCACCAGGTGGACGAGAACGTGCGCGTGGACGAACTGGAAGCACTGCCCGGGCTGTACCAGCGGCTGGTGGAACGGCTGCTGGTGTAA
- a CDS encoding arsenate reductase — MAMSTTVYGLKNCDTCKKATKWLDRFGVPYTFVDYRENKPSPEMLLEWAAQLGGLAAMVNKSSTTWRQLPDNRKAADSEAEWKLLLREYPQLIKRPLVVTADGKASQGFSDNGFKARFGLGDA, encoded by the coding sequence ATGGCCATGAGCACCACTGTCTACGGTTTGAAGAACTGCGATACCTGCAAGAAGGCGACCAAGTGGCTCGACCGCTTCGGCGTGCCGTACACCTTCGTCGATTACCGCGAGAACAAACCCAGCCCGGAAATGCTGCTGGAATGGGCCGCGCAGCTGGGGGGGCTGGCGGCGATGGTCAACAAGTCCTCCACCACCTGGCGGCAGCTGCCGGACAACCGCAAGGCCGCCGATTCCGAGGCCGAGTGGAAGCTGCTGCTGCGCGAGTACCCGCAGCTGATCAAGCGCCCGCTGGTGGTCACCGCCGATGGCAAGGCCAGCCAGGGTTTCAGTGACAACGGCTTCAAGGCCCGCTTCGGCCTGGGCGACGCATGA
- the dapD gene encoding 2,3,4,5-tetrahydropyridine-2,6-dicarboxylate N-succinyltransferase, translating to MATKPVKKTAATANSAAAKKTAAVPAAKKAAAPKKAAAVKAPAKKVAAPKKAPAKSAEAARAETIARKSLRKPATPGVEELKFGIESAFERRATLTLHELEGSTRPLVNRVIDGLESGEFRVAEPDGHGGWKVNEWLKKAVLLYFRVNDMAVVDARPAPFWDKVESRFAGYDEAKFRRGGVRVVPGAIARRGTYFGKDVVLMPSFTNIGAYVGEGTMVDTWATVGSCAQIGQHCHLSGGAGIGGVLEPLQASPTIIEDHCFIGARSEVVEGVVVGHHSVIGMGVFLSQSTRIYNRATGEISYGYIPPYSVVVSGSLPSKDGTHSLYCAVIVKQVDAKTRSKTSVNDLLRGLAD from the coding sequence ATGGCCACCAAGCCTGTTAAGAAGACTGCTGCCACCGCCAATAGCGCAGCGGCCAAAAAAACTGCCGCCGTGCCGGCCGCGAAGAAGGCGGCTGCGCCGAAGAAAGCCGCAGCGGTGAAGGCGCCGGCGAAGAAGGTGGCGGCACCGAAGAAGGCCCCGGCCAAGAGTGCCGAAGCCGCACGCGCCGAAACCATCGCCCGCAAATCGCTGCGCAAGCCGGCCACGCCGGGCGTGGAAGAACTGAAGTTCGGCATCGAAAGTGCCTTCGAACGCCGCGCCACGCTGACCCTGCACGAACTGGAAGGCTCGACCAGGCCGCTGGTCAACCGTGTGATCGATGGCCTGGAAAGCGGGGAATTCCGCGTTGCCGAACCGGACGGCCATGGTGGCTGGAAGGTCAACGAGTGGTTGAAGAAGGCGGTGCTGCTGTACTTCCGCGTCAACGACATGGCCGTGGTCGATGCGCGCCCGGCGCCGTTCTGGGACAAAGTCGAATCGCGTTTTGCCGGCTATGACGAAGCGAAGTTCCGTCGTGGTGGCGTGCGCGTGGTGCCGGGCGCCATTGCCCGCCGCGGTACGTACTTCGGCAAGGACGTGGTGCTGATGCCGAGCTTCACCAACATCGGCGCCTATGTCGGTGAAGGCACCATGGTCGATACCTGGGCCACCGTTGGTTCCTGCGCGCAGATCGGCCAGCACTGCCATCTGTCCGGCGGTGCCGGTATCGGCGGCGTGCTGGAACCGCTGCAGGCCAGCCCGACCATCATTGAAGACCACTGCTTCATCGGCGCGCGTTCGGAAGTGGTGGAAGGCGTGGTGGTCGGCCACCACAGCGTGATCGGCATGGGCGTGTTCCTCAGCCAGAGCACCCGCATCTACAACCGCGCCACCGGCGAGATCAGCTACGGCTACATCCCGCCGTACAGCGTGGTGGTATCCGGCTCGCTGCCGAGCAAGGACGGCACCCACTCGCTGTACTGCGCGGTGATCGTCAAGCAGGTCGATGCCAAGACCCGCAGCAAGACCAGCGTCAACGATCTGCTGCGCGGCCTGGCCGACTGA
- a CDS encoding [protein-PII] uridylyltransferase, with protein MLPASSLLDTPAASLNDPDWAAAARQALQQADARLYRRFDQGDNIERLLALRARAADHLIRLAWQRCLPFDSGLSLFAVGGYGRGELFPRSDIDLLVFGDPPAQLAHESALARLFALLWDCGLAVSHAVRSAAQCREAAADQTVLTALIEARPILAEDTARRALREAIDDRELWPARAFFLAKLEELRNRHQRFGDTADNLEPDLKDGPGGLRDLNTLGWMALRAFGVRDLEALVGLGHLGADEAAALKRERAVLARLRFGLHLVARRPEERLRFDYQKTLAARLGFEDDAENLGVEKMMQGFYRAALVVRRISDRLLQRFEEQFDGEAQPEPLTVGFSLRRGYLAANDADWPRGDIGQVFALFSGWANNPQVRGLHSLTARALAESLPLLPAYDQADADAREQFLALLRGQRPVDTLSRMARLGVLGQWIPAFAQVSGRMQFDLFHVYTVDQHTLMVLRNIGQFASSRADERFSIAHEVWPRLRKPELLLLAGLFHDIAKGRGGDHSELGAVDARAFCQTHALSISDTELVAWLVEQHLRMSVTAQKQDIADPVVIHRFATLVGSRDRLDYLYLLTCADIAGTSPKLWNAWKDRLLADLYFATRRALREGLEHPVPAAERVAEARDSVRALVREQGYDDATIDRQFAVMPDEGFIRLRPEQLAWQAAALVPVKQGQALVKVRRISVDDPALEVFVHSPDRDGLFAAIVMTLDRKGYGIHRARVLDGPADTIFDTFEVNPADSFADGSSANLEAALREALSGDLSRLRPSRRVVPRQLRHFRFAPRIEFRDEPGATRFALVAPDRPGLLADVAFVLRNQGLRVHDARIATFGERAEDTFVISDEHDLPLTEPARQQLHDAMLACLDPDRNAGDPA; from the coding sequence ATGTTGCCGGCGAGTTCGCTGCTGGACACGCCGGCCGCGTCGCTCAACGACCCGGACTGGGCTGCTGCTGCGCGCCAGGCGCTGCAGCAGGCGGACGCGCGCCTGTACCGCCGCTTCGACCAGGGCGACAACATCGAGCGCCTGCTGGCGCTGCGTGCGCGTGCGGCCGACCATCTGATCCGCCTGGCCTGGCAGCGCTGCCTGCCGTTCGACAGCGGCCTGTCGCTGTTCGCAGTGGGGGGGTATGGGCGCGGCGAACTGTTCCCGCGCTCGGACATCGACCTGCTGGTGTTTGGCGACCCGCCGGCACAGTTGGCGCACGAATCCGCACTGGCACGCCTGTTCGCGCTGCTGTGGGATTGCGGGCTGGCGGTCAGCCATGCGGTGCGCAGTGCAGCGCAGTGCCGCGAGGCTGCTGCCGACCAGACCGTGTTGACCGCGCTGATCGAGGCGCGTCCGATCCTGGCCGAGGACACTGCCCGCCGTGCGCTGCGCGAGGCCATCGACGACCGTGAGCTGTGGCCTGCACGTGCCTTCTTCCTGGCCAAGCTGGAAGAGCTGCGCAACCGCCACCAGCGTTTCGGCGATACCGCCGACAACCTGGAACCGGATCTCAAGGATGGCCCCGGCGGCCTGCGCGATCTCAACACGCTGGGCTGGATGGCGCTGCGCGCCTTTGGCGTACGCGACTTGGAAGCGCTGGTCGGCCTGGGCCACCTGGGGGCCGACGAAGCGGCCGCGCTGAAGCGCGAGCGTGCGGTGCTGGCGCGTCTGCGCTTCGGGCTGCACCTGGTGGCGCGGCGCCCGGAAGAACGGTTGCGCTTCGATTACCAGAAGACCCTGGCCGCGCGCCTGGGCTTCGAAGACGATGCCGAGAATCTCGGTGTCGAAAAGATGATGCAGGGCTTCTACCGCGCCGCGCTGGTGGTGCGCCGGATCAGTGACCGCCTGCTGCAGCGCTTCGAGGAACAGTTCGATGGCGAGGCGCAGCCGGAACCGCTGACCGTGGGTTTTTCCCTGCGACGCGGCTACCTGGCGGCCAATGATGCTGACTGGCCGCGCGGCGATATCGGCCAGGTGTTCGCGCTGTTCTCCGGCTGGGCCAACAATCCGCAGGTACGCGGCCTGCATTCGCTGACCGCGCGCGCGCTGGCCGAATCGTTGCCGCTGCTGCCGGCCTACGACCAGGCCGACGCCGACGCGCGCGAGCAGTTCCTGGCCCTGCTGCGTGGCCAGCGCCCGGTCGATACGCTTTCGCGCATGGCGAGGCTTGGCGTGCTCGGCCAGTGGATTCCGGCATTCGCCCAGGTCAGCGGGCGCATGCAGTTCGACCTGTTCCATGTCTATACGGTGGACCAGCACACGCTGATGGTCCTGCGCAACATCGGCCAGTTCGCCAGCAGCCGCGCCGACGAGCGCTTCTCGATCGCGCATGAAGTGTGGCCGCGCCTGCGCAAGCCGGAGCTCCTGCTGCTGGCCGGCCTGTTCCATGACATCGCCAAGGGTCGTGGCGGTGATCACTCCGAACTGGGCGCGGTCGATGCGCGCGCGTTCTGCCAGACCCATGCCCTGAGCATCTCCGACACCGAACTGGTGGCCTGGCTGGTCGAACAGCATCTGCGCATGTCGGTGACCGCGCAGAAGCAGGACATCGCCGATCCGGTGGTGATCCATCGCTTTGCGACCCTGGTCGGCAGCCGCGACCGGCTGGACTACCTGTACCTGCTGACCTGTGCCGATATCGCCGGCACCAGCCCGAAGCTCTGGAACGCGTGGAAGGACCGCCTGTTGGCCGACCTGTATTTCGCCACCCGGCGCGCGCTGCGTGAAGGCCTTGAGCACCCGGTGCCTGCCGCCGAGCGCGTGGCCGAGGCGCGTGACAGCGTGCGTGCGCTGGTGCGCGAGCAGGGCTACGACGATGCCACCATCGACCGCCAGTTCGCGGTGATGCCCGACGAAGGCTTCATCCGCCTGCGCCCGGAGCAGCTGGCCTGGCAGGCCGCCGCGCTGGTACCGGTGAAACAGGGCCAGGCGCTGGTGAAGGTGCGCCGCATCAGCGTCGACGACCCGGCACTGGAAGTGTTTGTACATTCACCGGACCGCGACGGCCTGTTCGCCGCCATCGTGATGACCCTGGACCGCAAGGGCTACGGCATCCATCGCGCGCGCGTGCTGGATGGTCCGGCCGACACCATTTTCGATACCTTCGAAGTGAACCCGGCCGACAGCTTCGCCGATGGCAGCAGTGCCAATCTGGAGGCCGCGCTGCGCGAGGCACTCAGTGGTGACCTGTCGCGCCTGCGCCCGTCGCGCCGGGTGGTGCCGCGGCAGCTGCGTCATTTCCGCTTCGCGCCGCGCATCGAGTTCCGCGATGAACCGGGCGCAACCCGATTTGCCCTGGTCGCTCCCGACCGTCCTGGCCTGCTGGCCGACGTGGCGTTCGTGCTGCGCAACCAGGGCCTGCGCGTGCATGATGCGCGCATTGCTACGTTCGGCGAACGCGCCGAAGACACCTTCGTGATCAGTGACGAACACGACCTCCCCCTGACTGAACCTGCCCGGCAGCAGCTGCATGACGCGATGCTGGCCTGCCTGGACCCTGATCGAAACGCCGGAGACCCCGCCTGA